The Pongo abelii isolate AG06213 chromosome 3, NHGRI_mPonAbe1-v2.0_pri, whole genome shotgun sequence DNA window AGCATCATTAACAACCTGCAAGAGCAAGAAAGTAACTAAACACCAGTATTAGCAGGGCAAACCTGGTCTAGGTGGGCCAATAGCAACATTATTGCCtaggagcttgttagaatgcACATCCATGGGGACCAGgagtctgtgttttaacaaactCCAAGTGATTCTTATATAATGATTTAAAGATCAGTAGCTCTCTAAACCAGCTTTGTCTGATCACCTGGGGCAGATGAGTGGCGGTGAGttagcattatttaaaaaattagcatctCAGGGGTCTGGCAGGTGATCTATTTTTAACAAGCCACCGAGGAGACTTTTTTGTCCTAAAGTCTATTGGCTCAAATAGTACACTAGTGGAATTGAGTTTAGATTGAGTATTAAATGTCTTGAGTCCTGCATTTAAAATGTAGTGGAGTAAGCAGTAGAGTTGCTTATTTCCTTTACTTCATGAACTCTCTCTCTGGTAATGGGAAGGTGTCCCAGAAAAGGATGGTGACCTTAGGATGGCCTGGAGGCCTACTGTTTTAATTAACTGGCTCCTTCAAAAATGTGACTTAATGATTGGAAGATTTAGCCTTTTCACATTAGGATATGATGTATGGTACTTAGTTTTGACACAATTAGTTGATAAAAGTAGTTTTGGAGGCAAATGAGAGGATTTTTTGggtaaaaatttatttaaggaACTTCTGAAGAACTTCATTACAATACAGTACCATGACAAAAATCTTAAACATAGAAGCAAGTCAAGACGTATGCACTTATATGTCCTTAAGACTAAGCTGTTTTATAGACTGAGATTGGTTCTGTATtgtgaaacaacaacaacaacaacaaaaaaaaacaaaaacccacttgAATTACATTCTTTGTAGGAAAAACTGGCACAGGGATGAAATTACAGTGTTTATTATTGTTCTGcttcttttatctattttaatcCAGTGTGTCATTTAATAGTGATTGGAGCTAGGTATGCAGAAGGttacacaaaataatttaatagcTGCTAGTAGTTCACTGGAGGAAACAAATGGATGTGAACATACGTTGAAGCAAATAGAAAATTTAATTACATACTTAATAAGCTACTAAATTGTATAGTAGAGACTCTAAGAGTTGTAGGTgtttaaagaagaaagatcttTGTAGGGCTGTTGTAATCAAGAAAAGTTTCTTGAAAGAAGTGGATTTTGAAGGATGGGCAGGATTTAGattaaatgagaagaaagaacATACCAGGAAGGAGGGACCTGATGATCAAGACAAATAGGCATGACTATTGGGAGAGGCAATCAGGACTGAACTGAAGAGACAAAATCATGCAGGGAGGAGTGAAAACTCCATTAAATAGCTGAAGTAGAGCCAGGAGAAATTATAATTTGGATTAGGTTATGAAGAGGGGAAAGTTTTTTAGAGATTTTGGGTTTAGGTGCAGTTGAAGACTTTGGGCTACTTGAGGGTATGGTAGAAGTGatattgggaggccgagtcgggtgcaTCACAAGGttaggaaatcgagaccatcctggccaacatgatgaaaccccatctctattaaaaatacaaaaaaattagctgggcatggtcgtgtgtgcctgtagtcccagctactcaggaggctgaggcaggagaatcgcttgaacccaggaggtggaggctgcggtgagccgagatggcaccactgcactccagcctgggcaacagagtgagactctgtctcaaaaaaaaaggtaaaaattgaGAGAGACTTTAAGAAAAGAATTCGGAATCCACCAAGACACTTTGCATTTAATCAAAATCCCTAACATTTTGTGAGTGGTCCTTTTGTGTCTGTgtggattggttccaggaccctccagaggataccaaaatccacaaaagcttaagtctctgatataaaatggcctACTACAGTTTACATGCATATCtgcctgtatactttaaatcatctctagattacttataatacctaagaCTATGTAAACACTATGTAaacagttgttatactgtattgtttagggaataatggcaAGATACAAGTCTGTACATGTTTAGTATagatgcagtttttttttcctgaatatttcctATCCGCAGTTGGTTGCAGAACGCGTGCATATGGAGGGCTGCCTGTATCCCCTTTCATCCACAGTGTGTCATACTCCACGTGGTCTTAGATGTTCCCTCTGTTTCTTCCTGATCTACCAAAACCATTTAAACATGCTCAGGTCTCCTCTAACGtgagaacattaaaaagaaaaaaaatcctccctcATTTGTTTTTCCAGCTACTCCCAAATGCCTCATATGTGAAGCCAGAGCCAGACTTCATGAATGAGCCCTTCACTTTTTACTTCGTTTGACCCATTGCAGTCAGTGTGAGACTATCCATATATTCTACCATTTATTGGAACTTTTCAAAAGTTCAAAAACAAACTTTTCAAAAACAACCTGTTTGTTGCTTAAATATGATGGACAGTTTTTGTTCTTGACCAACGTTACATAACTTTAACCAGTTTTTCTTGAAATAGTCTATTCTCTTGGCTTCCATGATGGCATATTCCTAAGAtttttctcctacctcaggcGATTCCTCTGTTTCATGTTTTTTGAGTGTCTGATATGTACTATACATTGTTATATAGCactaaacaacaaaaattcattACCTCTTGTTGCTTACATTCTTgtatgggttttttttgtctAGTTGTTTTGGAAATGGTGTTactatattctggatataatatataatatggatGGCCCTTCTATAGGCTCCTCAAACAACTCACCATTTTCCACAAAACCAATTCCTCCTTTCCCGTCATGACTGAGTGGCGTTAGTACTATCCAGGAAACTGGGACATTATCCTTCACATCTATCCCTTATCTGCCTTGTCCAGTTAATGTCTTTTAGCTCTTAAATGTCTTTATTAACTATCTACCTCCATCTGTACTGCCAGTATAATTAACGCAACCATATGTCACAAAGAGTATTGCGTTAACCTTCAACAAATCTGTTTGCTTCCATTCTTGCTACTTCTCCTTAGGAAAATAAGCTATTTCTAGCACCTGACAGAGGACATACATAGTGCACATAGTACTCAAATATTTGAGGGGATGGATAGCAACCATGACACTATTATCTTTGTCTTAACTCTCTCTCTAGATTGTAAATTCCATGAGAGTAAAGAGTGTGTCCTGTTTCCTGTTAATATCCAGTATTTAGTGCCTTTATGTTGTAAGTGGTCTATAACTAGTTGGTGACAGTATGAAGGAAcaactttttaatgtaaaaatagagATGTTCTCACCATCTTCCTTTTTCTGTTGTCATCCCGGTTGGTATAAATGAAGGAACTGAGGCTAAAGGCACAGATTagttgtctgtttttgtactttaATTACATGAAATCATACACTGAAATATTCTTTTATGTAAGTTCTTTCAACATGGTGAGATTTATCCAGTAGCATGCTGGAACTAGTTTGTACTGGCTCCTGAGAATTggttgttaaattttcaggaactTTGGCAAGCTAGTTTTTAAAGTGTTGGTagttggctgggtacggtggctcatgccagtaatcccagcactttgggaggccgaggcaggcagatcatgaggtcaggtgattgagaccatcctggccaacatggtgaaaccctgtctctactaaaaatacaaaaaattagctgggcgtggtggtgtgcaactgtagtcccagctacttgggaggctgaggcaggagaatcgcttgaacccaggaggcgaaggttgcagtgagctgagatggcgccactgcactccagcctggcgacagagcaagactcgtctcaaaaaaaaaaaaaaaaaaaaagaaagaaaagaattggtAGCTTTACATCATGGAAACTGACAAACATTAAAATTAGAGCTTTTTATAGGGAATGCTGGTTTACCAGCACATCATTGCACTTAACCACATTGTTGCATGTAGTTGCCCTATAGTTTTCCTGTGTGTGAATATACCAGTTTATCTATCTGAACTGTGCATTGATAATTGGTAGTTTTCAATTTTCACTGTTACAATTAGTTTTGCTAAGAATATGGTGCCTTTTGATAGACATTTTGCTGGGTCAtagattttgtatatatttatttagcttTAGTAGATATTACCAAACTATTTAGACCAATGTATACtcctacattctcaccaacactagctatttttatgtcttttatgtTTTAGCCATTGTGGTAAATGAACACTAATATTGATTGCATTGTGGCTTGAATTTATGTTTCCCTGTAACCAATGAAGTTGAAGACCTTTTGTTTATACTTCATTTCAGCATATCTTTTTCTGTGAAGTATCTGTTTAAGTCTGTTAACCATTTTTCCATTGTATTGTCTTTTTTCCTATTGGTTTTGTGAGACTTCTCTGTATACTTTGGAAATgagtcttttgtcagatatagATATGGTGATTATTTTTTCCCCACTCTGTTTAACTGTAGTTTTCAGTGTTAATAGAGTCCAATTTATCAGGTTTCTTCTTTCTAATAGGTGCTTTTTGTTGACTCTTTAAGATTTTCGTCTACTCTAAGGACACAAAGATGGTCTCATGCTTTcttctgtaaaatttttttttttaaatctttcatatttaaatttttaagccATCTGGATTATTGTTCAATGTAGGATCAAGGTACATTTTCCCCTGTTAATGGATATTGATTGACCCAGCACTATATTCGAAAAGACTATACTGCAGTGTTGTCTTTGTCATAAATCAAGTGTGCAGGTGTGGATCTGTTTCTGGACTCTTAGTTTTGGTTAGTTTACCTATTCTTGTACTTAATACCAGACTGTCTTAATTACTACAGCTTTATCATGTAGATTTTGCTATCTGGTGGTAGTCAGTTCTATAATATGATTCTTCAGTGTTGCCTTGGCCCTTTGTGTTCCACGTGACTCTTAGAATAAGCTTTTCAATTTTTGTAAAACTTTGATTTTAATTGGGATTGCATTGTATTTATAGGTGAAGTTATGGAGAATTGCCATCTTTAGAATATTGGGTCTTTCAATTATCAGTAAGTTTTATAACTTtcagtgtagagatctttcatatCTTTCATTAGATTTGTTCCTGGGTTttgagcgttttttttttttggtggtataATTAATTCTGTCTTctaaaaaatgtgtgtttttttgtttgttgttggtaTAAACAgtttttcatacacacacacacacacacacgtatttggTCTATTGACCTTACATCAAGTGATCTTTCTAAATTTACCTGTTCTAATACTTTGTAGAGTCTTTTGGATTTTCGTCATATTTCTCTTGATACTGAATTCATTTGGTTTTCCCTGTTAAACAGTCTAGGGTTCTGTAGGATCATGGAAGGAGCTAATGTTGTAAGATTATATTTAAAGATAGCCTTTActggtttttctttctctaacaGTGTTACTCAGAAATACTTAACTCTTTTCTTTAGGAATACTTTCAAGTCATCCCAAATATGGTTCCATCCCTAAACTTATATGTAAGTATGAACAACATTGTAGTTTTCATAGCTTTTTAAAACttaggtaaaattatttttatcaaatgttttatcATGTCTTACTCATATTAGTTATGTGGTTACATGCTCTGATAAATCAGTCTGTTAAAACATTTCATTAAGTGGATTACTTGGATATTTTATTGTTAGCATAAAAAATCATCAGTTGAAATAGgcatttttttgtgtctttataatGTAATAGaactattaatttaaaattattttgtgaggataaagtatttgaaaataaatttttggtcTGTCTGTGGGGAAAGAAAGTTGTGCGGATATTCTGATTAATcaaaataaagtgtatttaaaattaagcttaatttttaaaagaatctctctaatttgtattttaaaatgtaaataagcaTAACTTATTTACACATTGCAATATAGTTAATAGAAAAAGAAGCTACattgcccatcagtgatagactggattaggaaaatgtggcacatacacaccatggaatactatgcagccataaaaaaggatgagttcatgtcctctgtagggacacggatgaagctggaaacaatcattctcagcaaactgtcacaaggacagaaaaccaaacaccgcatgttctcactcataggtgggaactgaacaatgagaacacgtggacacaggaaggggaacatcacataccggggcctgttgtggggtgaggggagtggggaggcatagcattaggagatatacctaatgtaaatgacaagttaatgggtgcagcacaccaacatggcacatgtatacatatgtaacaaacctgcacattatgcacatgtaccctagaacttaaagtattataaaaaataaataaataaataaataaataaataaataaataaatgaaaaagaagctACATTGCTCTTCAAAAGAAGTACCTGAGGCTTTTCGTGAGTCTTTCAGGTTAGCCTTTCTTTTGTATTCGAAACTCATGTGATGGAGTAAGTGCCACGTTTAGGTTATGGTTCGTAATTTATTACTTTAAGGGATTTGTTgcacctaattttattttaaaacaatcttgtGAAAATGGCTGTGCATATGATATTCTGTTTTATAGGAAAATAATGGCCTAAATCCTTGTGATCTAGTTCTGTttatttagaactagaaataaataaatgttttgatgCTTTTATTCCTtatccattcctcttcccattatACCTTTACTAAATCTTTCCTGTATATATTATAAAGTAATTAGTATACtataattgatttatttatagcaactttattttgGCGCacttttttttggaaactgaATTATATCCATAGACTCTGTCTATGAACTCTGATCtgatttaattttgatttcttctACCATTATTTCAGGAAATCTCAGTCTTTCTAAACCAAAGACTTATTTAGAATCacactttaaaacaaatttttcttttagaaaatacttttgtCTGAAAGGCACATTCAGTTAcactttttgtttgattttacaaATAAGTTGCTTGTATCATGGGATACTTTGCTGGAAAACTTTCTTATGTGAAAACTTGCCAAGAGAAATTCAAGAAACTTGAAAATTCCCCCCTTGGAGAAGCTTTACGATCAGGACAAGCACGACGATCTTCACCACCTGGGTAGGCCAGATTCTGATCTTTacttaagatttttaatttttaagaaacaactAGATGTTGCTATAACTCATGGCTCAAAAACATTGCCTGAAGGACCACTGGATACTTGCCATTTGCTGTAGGCTAAAAATAATTTGCTTCAAAAATTGGAGCAAGACTtgccaccatttatttatttatgaatgaatgaatgaatgatggggCCTccctctgttgcgcaggctggagtacaatggcatgatcctagctcactgcagcctcgaactcctgggttcacaaGGCCCTGCTGCCTCAAGatccctgagtagctaggaatacaggcgtcagccactgcacccaactaattaaaaaatattttttttttatggagatgggggtctcactatgttgcccaggctggtgttgaactagtgggctcaatcgatcctcctgcttcggcttcccaaattgttgagattacaggtgtgagccactgtgcctggttcttcatttttgttttgttttgttttgagacagagtttcactctggctcccaggctgggagtacagtggcgtgatcttggctcactgcaacctctgcctcctgggctcaagtgatcctcctccctcagcctctggagtagctgagaccacaggtgtacaccaccatgcctagctaattttttgtgtttttttgaagagaaagggttttactgtgtttaccaggctggtctcaaactcctgagctcaagcggtcTGCCccatttggcctcccaaagtgctgggattaccggcgtgagccactgcatctggccttcattgttttaaatattgagTTGTGTCCTATTGGGAGTACATGTTCTAGAATAAAGGATTTTATCTTGATTCAATTTGGCAAACAcctttggttactatagtttgGACTTTTCTTTTGAATTCCCAAATCTTATCAATCTCATCTCTTAACAGATTTCAGCTTTTCATTTTAATGCTTCTTAAACAGATAGGCAAGCAATGTAATTCCCATGAGAGAGAATTTGTATCTGCTTTAGCAAATTAGTGTTCATATAGATTCTTAGCTGTGATATTACCTTCTCAATTGACATGGGAAACGGGCATGGTTATTGAAATTAGACCTGATTTAAAGTGCTTTTTCTTTCCAAGAACTTtcaaacatattaaaattatcttGAAAGGCTGGGTATACATTTCCTATTTTTCTATACTGACAGTGACTGCTTTTAAGATGTATAAGTGGGTCAggactttttaaaagtgttttgttGGCAGAAAGAAACAGACCTCATTTTACTGTTTATAAATAACTGTGTTAAAAATTATTTcgaggccagatgcggtggctcatgccagtaatcccagcactttgggaagccgaggcaggagggttgcttgagcccagtagtttgagaccagccagggcactatagtgagacctcatctctacaaaaaaccaagtggtggtgcatgcctgtagtcccagctacttgggaagctgagggataggaggattgcttgagcctaggaggtggagattgcaataagccaagactgtgccactgcactgtagcctgggtgacagagcaagatcctgtcttaaaaaaataaaaaaaattatatgtatatataattttggaAATAAGATATATGAAAGAAGTTATTTTAACACTTCTTTAAGATATAGGCAATGACTCATATTTCTTACTACAATATGATTTTCATTTACAGGCATTATTATCAGAAGTCAAAATATGACTCAAATGTGAGTGGTCAATCATCTTTTGTGACATCCCCAGCAGCAGACAACATAGAAATGCTTCCTCATTATGAgccaattccattcagttcttcTATGAATGAATCTGCTCCCACTGGTATTACTGATCATATTGTCCAAGGTAGAAACTTCTCTTGAAATGAATTTCAACATTTTATGGTCCAACGTATGTATAAACTTTATTTGATGACCTTTTCTGCTGGATATCACCTGTGTGTTCTACCATCAATCATCAACCTAAACTCAgcatgtttgttcatttgtttcttcattcattcaacttttcTTGAGGACCAGTAGGTGTCAAGGACTCTGCTAGACGTGGAAGAAGATAAATAACACTTGGTTCTTGTCCCTGAAAAACTCTCAGTCTGTTAGAAGATATAGAAATACAAGGATAAATTACTAGTATGTCCTGGTAATTGAAAATACTAAGGCAAGCTTAGTGGAATAGTGAAGAACAAATGATAAATCGTGTCTCAGGAAGTAGAGGCTCCAGGAAAGGTATAAAAAGGTTACATTTGATAGGCTGGGTTTTAAAGGCTTTCAGCTTCCTTGTCTGTAATACAAGAAAAAACTGTTGTCAAGTGAGAAAATccatgtgaaaatgctttgtgaagtgtgtaaATACTAGCTTTGAAGATCACACATGTAAGTGCAACAACATCAATTTTGTATTAAGGCTTGGATTTGAATCATGATTGACATttgctagctatgtgaccttgtaATACTACTACTACATTATAATAATGTAGTAATATTATTATAACTACTTTATGATCCTTTCAGTTTCTTAATCAGTtgaatggagatgataatacctCTCTTAATGAACTGTTGGAATTAGAGGAAATAATCAGAGGCAGTGCCTGGCAAATAACAGACTCAAAAAACATTAGTTTCTTTCCTTCAGTCTAGTCAGCAGTGAAAGATGAGGAATTAGAAACGGGAAATACAGGTCTATAATTCTTTATCTAAAATCCTGAAATTCAAAAAGGTTTAagccaagttttttttgtttgtttgttttttgtttttttttttgagacggagtcttgctctgtcgcccagtctggactgtagtggtgtgatcttggctcactgaaacctccgccccccggcttcacgccattctgcctcagccttctgagtagctgggactacaggtgcctgccaccacgcttggctaattttttgtatttttagtagagatggggtttcactgtgttagccaggatggtcttgatctcctgaccttgtgatccgcccgcctcggcctcccaaagtgctgggattacaggtgtgagccactgcccccagcctgtttttgttttttaataattaaactgGTAATAAAATCTGACCTGAATTCATTTAGCAGAATACCTTGACCTAAATTCACATGTTATATAAACGTAGACTTTATTTACTTTGCCAGATaagatttttcctttatttcattataGAAATATTAATGTGTTTGCTTACTCATTCCTGTCCTAAACCTCTGAATGGATGGATATTAAGTAATATAAGGGGTATTTACTGTAGTATTTTTCTAAAACCTCAGAAACTCTGAATAGTGAAACATACCTGACCCCAAGGTTTGGATAAGGGATTATGGACCTTTGTAGAGTatactatttaaattttaaaagattagagGGAAAGAAGTTAAAGGGAGGGGAGGGTATACAGTGGAAAGGGAGAAGTTGATTATAGGTCAGAGAAGGTTCTAGAGAATGCAGAAGGGGGTTCTAGGTAGGTCAGAGTAGctgctagccatatgtggctatttaaattaatttaaatgaaatttaaaattcagtttttcaatTGCTTTGGTAGCATTTAACTTGCTCAGTAGTCACATGTGCTAGTGGCTACCATGTTAGTGccaatatagaacattttcatcattgcagaaagttatGTTGGACAGCACTACTTAAGAGGAAAAGTCAGGGCAAAGGGGTGAGTATTAGCCTTGTATAAAGGAAGAGACAGGAAAGAATGGAAGTTCAGGTGATTAAAGAGTTTGGATGGAAGTTATTGAGAGCTTCTTAATCctcaactctgattttttttttctttaatggttaGAAGCAAAGGCATCAAATTAgtcagaaaaggaaggaagggaatgggCAGATTAGGAGAGAATGGCTAAAGTCACTATCTTATCTCCAAAGGCAGCTGTCCTTGTTCCTCACTATGTCTCATATAACCAGTCTGAAGTTCAAATCCATTCTTCttgtacagtagtccccccttatccatggGGGATAAGTTTGAAGACCCCTGTGGATGCCTGAAAGCTCAGATATTACCAAATCCTTTATGTTCTATGTTTTTTTGATCTAGATGGCTACTAAGTTACTAACAGGCATGTAGTGTAGACagtgtggatatgctggacaaagggatgattcaagTCCTGGATGGACCAGAGCAGAACCTCACAAGATtttatcacactactcagaacagggtgtaatttaaaacttatgaattgtttatttctggaatgttccatttaatattttcagaccatggttgactgcaggtaactgaaaccctGGAAAGCgaaaccacagataagggggCACTACTGTATTCTAGACATG harbors:
- the OCIAD1 gene encoding OCIA domain-containing protein 1 isoform X4, which translates into the protein MMKASGSDRLLEAVCTIYSLLNEELVLLYLETVVLSAVPLAATSMLITQGLISKGILSSHPKYGSIPKLIFACIMGYFAGKLSYVKTCQEKFKKLENSPLGEALRSGQARRSSPPGHYYQKSKYDSNVSGQSSFVTSPAADNIEMLPHYEPIPFSSSMNESAPTGITDHIVQGPDPNLEESPKRKNITYEELRNKNRESYEVSLTQKTDPSVRPMHERVPKKEVKVNKYGDTWDE
- the OCIAD1 gene encoding OCIA domain-containing protein 1 isoform X5; translated protein: MYEVLSYQGNSLETQCPQAGHLFTLCLTAVPLAATSMLITQGLISKGILSSHPKYGSIPKLIFACIMGYFAGKLSYVKTCQEKFKKLENSPLGEALRSGQARRSSPPGHYYQKSKYDSNVSGQSSFVTSPAADNIEMLPHYEPIPFSSSMNESAPTGITDHIVQGPDPNLEESPKRKNITYEELRNKNRESYEVSLTQKTDPSVRPMHERVPKKEVKVNKYGDTWDE
- the OCIAD1 gene encoding OCIA domain-containing protein 1 isoform X7, which produces MRLFLDCWISDPAVRSDVISCRKMNGRADFREPNAEVPRPIPHIGPDYIPTEEERRVFAECNDESFWFRSVPLAATSMLITQGLISKGILSSHPKYGSIPKLIFACIMGYFAGKLSYVKTCQEKFKKLENSPLGEALRSGQARRSSPPGHYYQKSKYDSNVSGQSSFVTSPAADNIEMLPHYEPIPFSSSMNESAPTGITDHIVQGRNFS
- the OCIAD1 gene encoding OCIA domain-containing protein 1 isoform X6 — protein: MRLFLDCWISDPAVRSDVISCRKMNGRADFREPNAEVPRPIPHIGPDYIPTEEERRVFAECNDESFWFRSVPLAATSMLITQGLISKGILSSHPKYGSIPKLIFACIMGYFAGKLSYVKTCQEKFKKLENSPLGEALRSGQARRSSPPGHYYQKSKYDSNVSGQSSFVTSPAADNIEMLPHYEPIPFSSSMNESAPTGITDHIVQVKVNKYGDTWDE